The genomic stretch TGATTGAAAGAGATAAATAGTACGATTGTTGAAGATATGTACCTCAAAAAGCTCGGGCGTGATCCTTTATACGATAAGGACCACGCCCGAGCTTTTTGAGGTACGCCTTTCTTTGGTAGTTTAAAATAACCGGAATAGATAAGGCTCATTCCGGTCACTTTAAATGTGGTTGTTATTTAAATAGTGAAACGGTTCTTTGTTTAGAAGAACTTGGTTTCCTGACCTACAATTTCTGAGAGAAGCAGATTGGCCAGGCGGCTTGTTCCTAAGCGGAATAGCTCGTTTGTCAGCCATTCTTCACCTAACACTTCTTTTACAATGGTATAGTAAACCAAAGCATCGTGTACGGTATTAATTCCTCCGGCGGGTTTGAATCCTACTTTGCGGCCTGTTGTCATATAGTATTCTTTGATAGCCTCGCACATCACCAAGGCGGCTTCAGGAGTAGCGGCGGGGTTTTCCTTTCCGGTAGAGGTCTTGATGAAATCGGCTCCGGAATACATCGATAGAATGGACGCTTTTTTGATGTTGGATGCGCTTCCCAGTGCTCCGGTTTCTAGAATTACTTTCAGGTGGTGCTCACCACATACAGCTTTTAATTCTTCTATTTCATCGCACATTCCTTCGTAATCCCCACTCAGGAACTTGCCTACCGGGATAACGATATCTATTTCATCAGCTCCGGTATGGAGAGCCATGGCTGTTTCGGCTACCTTTACTTCAGTAAATGTTTGTGATGAAGGGAAACCACCAGATACACAGGCTATGTTTACATGGTCTGCCTCCAAGGTGTCGTTGACTACTTCTGCCATATTAGGATATACACAGATTGCGGCTACATTGTCCAGATCAGGGTACTTGTCAACAAATTCATTTACTTTTCCGGTGAATTTCATTACACTTTCATCCGAATCAGTGCACTTTAAAGTGGTCAGGTCAATGCAATGGAACAGGAATTTCTTTACGTCCGGTGTATTGTTTTCTGCTACATGTTTTTCGATGAGTAGGGCAGTTTTCGCTTTTACATCCTCATCGCGCAAACGGATGTTATACTTGGCAAGTGCTTCCTCGTACTTACTGTGCTCGGGTCCATGATCGTGGTCATGACGATGTTCATGTCCACCTTCGAATTCGTGATTATGTTCCATAATTCTTTATAATTTGGGGTTGTTTTTATGTCTGTCTTTATCTCTATTTGTTTTCTTCTCCAAGTTTTGACGGAAGGCTTCGGTCAGGTTTACTCCGGTCTGGTTGGCCAGACAGATAAGGACCCACAATACGTCTGCCATTTCATCGGCAAGGTTGTCTTTCTCTCCTTGTTTGAAAGATTGGTCTCCATATTTACGTGCCATCACACGTGCCAGT from Phocaeicola dorei encodes the following:
- the deoC gene encoding deoxyribose-phosphate aldolase; amino-acid sequence: MEHNHEFEGGHEHRHDHDHGPEHSKYEEALAKYNIRLRDEDVKAKTALLIEKHVAENNTPDVKKFLFHCIDLTTLKCTDSDESVMKFTGKVNEFVDKYPDLDNVAAICVYPNMAEVVNDTLEADHVNIACVSGGFPSSQTFTEVKVAETAMALHTGADEIDIVIPVGKFLSGDYEGMCDEIEELKAVCGEHHLKVILETGALGSASNIKKASILSMYSGADFIKTSTGKENPAATPEAALVMCEAIKEYYMTTGRKVGFKPAGGINTVHDALVYYTIVKEVLGEEWLTNELFRLGTSRLANLLLSEIVGQETKFF
- a CDS encoding nucleotide pyrophosphohydrolase, encoding MTLEEAQKEVDSWIKTYGVRYFSELTNMTVLTEEVGELARVMARKYGDQSFKQGEKDNLADEMADVLWVLICLANQTGVNLTEAFRQNLEKKTNRDKDRHKNNPKL